A genomic region of Candidatus Bathyarchaeota archaeon contains the following coding sequences:
- a CDS encoding phosphate uptake regulator PhoU, with protein MKKYSGHRRVQRTGRDSYIISLPKNWVREVGLDKGSEVAFKVLDDASLILIPSKLEEKKLEETKLKEYQVIVEPNDDIPSLYRKIKALYVSGAELIRIRLKSKNNILKFKTAINNLVRDTLLGSEIIDETPTEFVIQILIKHPEFPVEKAIRRMAVIALSAHMDALSMLKDMDESLIQNVISAYNDVNRLNLYVVRQLKFGVERNLFRELGFKTPKEFLADRIVVNDVKGVAENARNILNNIVALKKMVENQTLFLKELIDEEIYLQILNFNSLASRLFEEALSATFKWDYKQADNIISKTESLVTLENDIITLISSKKLDPNISAIFRLTFDNCRRIIEYARNIAEVTLNKSVEEISSKKSP; from the coding sequence ATGAAAAAGTATTCGGGGCATAGGCGGGTTCAACGTACAGGAAGAGATTCATATATAATATCTTTGCCAAAAAATTGGGTTCGAGAGGTAGGCCTAGACAAAGGAAGCGAAGTAGCGTTCAAAGTGTTAGATGACGCATCTTTAATTCTGATTCCAAGCAAGTTAGAGGAGAAAAAACTCGAGGAAACCAAATTAAAAGAATATCAAGTCATTGTAGAACCTAACGATGACATTCCATCGCTATACCGCAAGATAAAAGCTCTATATGTTTCAGGTGCAGAGCTAATACGAATTCGTTTAAAAAGCAAGAATAACATTTTGAAGTTTAAAACAGCAATAAACAACCTTGTTAGGGACACCCTTTTAGGCTCCGAAATTATTGATGAAACACCCACCGAGTTTGTGATCCAAATTTTGATAAAACATCCAGAGTTTCCGGTTGAAAAGGCCATTAGACGAATGGCCGTTATTGCCCTTTCAGCGCACATGGACGCTCTTTCGATGCTGAAGGACATGGATGAAAGTTTGATTCAAAACGTGATAAGCGCTTACAATGATGTTAACAGATTGAACCTTTACGTCGTTCGACAACTAAAATTCGGCGTGGAGCGAAACTTGTTCCGAGAACTTGGATTTAAGACTCCCAAAGAATTTCTTGCAGATAGAATAGTTGTTAATGACGTTAAAGGCGTAGCTGAAAACGCTAGAAACATTTTAAATAATATAGTTGCCCTTAAAAAGATGGTTGAAAATCAAACTCTTTTTCTTAAGGAGTTAATAGACGAGGAGATTTACTTACAAATTCTTAATTTCAACTCTTTGGCAAGCAGACTATTTGAAGAGGCATTAAGTGCAACATTCAAATGGGATTACAAACAAGCTGACAACATAATTTCCAAAACTGAGTCCCTTGTAACTCTTGAAAATGACATCATAACCCTGATATCCAGCAAAAAGCTGGACCCGAACATTTCAGCAATTTTCAGGCTGACTTTTGATAACTGCCGAAGAATTATTGAATACGCACGGAACATTGCGGAGGTGACGTTAAACAAATCAGTTGAGGAAATAAGTTCGAAGAAAAGTCCATAA
- a CDS encoding replication factor C small subunit, giving the protein MWAEKYRPKTLDDMVNQKEIVERLKSFVKSRNVPHCIFAGPPGTGKTTAALCLARDLYGEGYREHIMELNASDERGIDVVRETVKTFARVRSIGEVPFKIMILDEADNMTADAQQALRRTMERYTETCRFILCANYSGKIIEPIQSRCAPFRFTYLPREEHDKYLRYIAEKEGVKLLNEGLDAIYEVCGGDLRRAINTLQAAASLGKPIDAKVVYSIAGKANPADVQKMIETAMKGNFIEARRQLREMIQKYGVAGSDIIRQIHTEIFRADIPEPWKIKLADIIGEIDYRLVEGADEEVQLSALLAKLVEAAYEIKGSARKV; this is encoded by the coding sequence ATGTGGGCTGAGAAATACAGGCCAAAAACGTTAGATGACATGGTAAACCAGAAAGAAATAGTTGAACGGCTAAAGAGCTTTGTTAAATCGAGAAACGTACCCCATTGCATTTTCGCTGGACCACCTGGAACAGGGAAAACAACTGCAGCATTATGTTTAGCACGAGATCTCTACGGTGAGGGTTACAGAGAGCACATAATGGAATTGAATGCCAGCGATGAGAGAGGCATCGACGTAGTACGGGAAACTGTTAAAACCTTTGCAAGGGTGCGTTCCATCGGTGAGGTTCCCTTTAAAATAATGATTTTGGATGAAGCGGACAACATGACAGCAGATGCTCAACAAGCCTTAAGACGGACCATGGAGCGGTACACGGAAACGTGCCGTTTCATATTGTGCGCTAATTACAGTGGGAAAATAATAGAGCCCATACAGTCCCGTTGTGCACCTTTTCGCTTCACATATTTGCCGCGGGAGGAACACGACAAATACTTGCGGTATATTGCTGAAAAAGAAGGCGTAAAGCTCCTCAATGAGGGGTTAGACGCCATATACGAGGTTTGCGGTGGAGACTTGCGAAGGGCGATAAACACTTTGCAAGCTGCAGCCTCGCTTGGCAAGCCAATAGACGCAAAGGTTGTTTATTCGATTGCCGGGAAAGCCAACCCTGCGGATGTGCAGAAAATGATTGAAACAGCCATGAAAGGCAACTTTATAGAAGCGCGGAGGCAACTCCGTGAAATGATTCAAAAGTATGGCGTGGCTGGGAGCGACATAATCCGCCAAATTCACACAGAAATTTTTAGAGCAGACATTCCGGAACCATGGAAAATAAAGCTAGCTGATATCATAGGCGAAATAGACTATCGGCTCGTCGAAGGTGCAGACGAAGAAGTCCAACTAAGCGCATTGCTGGCTAAACTTGTGGAGGCAGCCTACGAAATAAAGGGTTCCGCCAGAAAGGTGTAA
- a CDS encoding replication factor C large subunit, with protein sequence MYQPWTVKYKPKTLKEIVGNREAIQKFAEWVKSWDKGIPQKRAAFIYGPTGVGKTVTVEALANDFKMELVEKNASDYRTEEAVKRFAGMASQYGSLFGAKRIILFDELDGLTGTADKGGVKAITDIIKIAQCPIVLIANNAFDPRFTVLRNYCLLIEFKKPSVTDVLRHLKGICLKEGIDAEENALKFIAQRSEGDIRSAVTDLQALAQGRKRLTYDDVSWLGFRDRQETIFTVLRMILYGKTCDGAKRTVNMADVDIDMLFEWIYENVPAHLTDPHDLARAMDALSMADVYRGRIRRTQDWSFVRYVIDFMTAGVAMARVNTKTSGWTPFHFPERIQALSRSKEERAMQLEIGQKIKRRCHISATRASKEVLPYLRIIFKNNAEMAAGIAKWLDLTPEMIEYIVESKEKAEAINKLLS encoded by the coding sequence GTGTATCAGCCTTGGACGGTTAAGTACAAGCCAAAAACATTAAAGGAAATAGTTGGCAACAGGGAAGCTATCCAAAAGTTTGCTGAATGGGTAAAATCATGGGATAAAGGCATCCCGCAGAAAAGAGCAGCTTTTATTTATGGGCCTACTGGTGTAGGAAAAACAGTCACTGTGGAGGCCTTAGCCAACGACTTTAAAATGGAGTTAGTGGAGAAAAACGCCAGCGACTATAGAACAGAAGAAGCTGTAAAACGTTTTGCTGGAATGGCCTCCCAATATGGTTCATTATTTGGCGCAAAGCGGATCATACTCTTCGACGAGCTTGACGGCTTGACCGGAACAGCGGACAAGGGTGGAGTTAAAGCCATAACTGACATAATAAAAATCGCCCAATGTCCCATAGTGCTTATTGCTAATAACGCCTTCGACCCACGTTTTACGGTTCTCCGCAACTACTGCCTCCTAATAGAGTTCAAGAAACCCTCAGTCACCGATGTCCTCAGACATTTGAAGGGCATATGCCTAAAAGAAGGCATAGATGCTGAAGAAAACGCATTAAAGTTTATCGCTCAACGCTCGGAAGGTGATATCCGTTCAGCTGTAACGGATCTTCAAGCACTGGCTCAAGGCAGGAAACGCTTAACTTATGACGATGTTTCATGGCTGGGCTTCAGAGACAGACAAGAAACAATATTCACGGTTTTGCGGATGATCCTATACGGAAAAACGTGTGATGGGGCCAAACGCACCGTCAATATGGCGGATGTGGATATTGACATGCTTTTTGAATGGATATATGAAAATGTTCCAGCGCACCTGACGGACCCACACGACTTGGCAAGGGCTATGGATGCACTTTCAATGGCCGACGTTTATCGTGGAAGAATACGAAGAACCCAAGATTGGAGCTTCGTGCGCTATGTAATTGACTTTATGACGGCTGGCGTGGCCATGGCGCGGGTTAATACGAAAACCTCCGGTTGGACACCTTTCCATTTTCCAGAGCGTATACAAGCCCTGTCAAGATCAAAAGAGGAACGTGCCATGCAATTGGAAATAGGGCAAAAAATAAAACGCAGATGCCACATATCCGCCACGAGGGCTTCAAAAGAAGTGCTTCCATATCTACGGATAATATTTAAGAACAATGCGGAAATGGCAGCCGGCATCGCTAAATGGCTTGACCTAACTCCGGAAATGATTGAATATATCGTAGAAAGCAAAGAAAAAGCTGAGGCAATAAACAAACTTTTGAGCTGA
- the metG gene encoding methionine--tRNA ligase subunit beta produces the protein MVEITFEEFQKLDMRIGKVLEANQIPGSRNLIRMIVDFGVEKRQAVAGLLQWYKPEDLVGKKYAFILNLHRRKIMGVESQCMILAAEDNKGNVVALQPEKDISEGSKIR, from the coding sequence ATGGTGGAGATAACGTTTGAGGAATTTCAAAAACTTGACATGCGAATTGGAAAAGTTTTGGAAGCGAATCAAATTCCAGGTTCGCGAAACCTCATAAGAATGATTGTAGATTTTGGAGTGGAAAAACGTCAAGCTGTTGCTGGGCTTTTGCAATGGTACAAACCTGAAGACCTTGTTGGCAAAAAATACGCCTTCATATTAAACTTGCATCGTAGAAAAATCATGGGTGTGGAATCCCAGTGTATGATTTTAGCGGCTGAAGATAACAAAGGTAACGTGGTGGCATTGCAGCCCGAAAAAGACATATCTGAGGGAAGCAAAATCCGCTAG
- a CDS encoding HDIG domain-containing protein: MLHPKIRALADKIRDKNLKEKVVKLLENPVFEVDGKVYSGLSLDVSPAGLSHHHCYPGGFIEHVVSTTNLALALCNSVEKVYHGKVNRDLVVAGVLLHDIFKPVTYTVNQNGSYSTTGLAEYMDHLSIVIAELVRRGFPLELIHVVSAHHGEYGPIRPHTVEALICHLADFIDSRLNGEVLNAAAYLIRKATGEEPPGLTSKEAFEIIHSKAVEGWEGVIKTVEKIKKRKTAHKP, encoded by the coding sequence TTGCTTCATCCTAAAATTAGGGCTTTAGCAGATAAAATCCGCGACAAAAACCTTAAAGAGAAAGTGGTTAAACTTCTTGAAAATCCTGTTTTTGAGGTCGACGGGAAAGTCTATAGCGGTTTATCGCTGGATGTTTCGCCAGCTGGTTTGTCACATCACCACTGTTATCCAGGTGGCTTCATTGAGCATGTGGTCTCCACAACTAACCTGGCTTTGGCGCTATGCAATTCTGTTGAAAAGGTTTATCATGGAAAAGTGAACCGAGACCTCGTTGTAGCTGGGGTTTTGCTTCATGACATATTTAAGCCCGTAACCTATACGGTCAACCAGAATGGCAGTTACAGTACTACTGGCTTGGCAGAGTACATGGATCACTTGTCAATCGTTATAGCGGAACTTGTTCGAAGAGGTTTTCCGCTGGAACTTATACACGTGGTTTCAGCGCACCATGGAGAATACGGCCCGATTAGGCCACATACTGTTGAGGCTTTAATTTGCCACCTAGCGGATTTTATTGATTCACGTTTGAACGGGGAGGTTTTAAACGCTGCGGCATACCTCATTAGAAAGGCCACTGGTGAGGAACCACCGGGTTTAACTTCAAAGGAGGCTTTCGAAATAATCCACTCGAAGGCCGTTGAAGGCTGGGAAGGTGTGATAAAAACTGTGGAAAAAATAAAGAAGAGAAAGACCGCGCATAAACCTTAA
- a CDS encoding endonuclease V yields the protein MNPASLKHNFSIEKAHNAQLQLSKFIVLEDKLPEKISFIGGVDTAYAENLAISAVIVLDFDNLNVVEVETATRKIDLPYIPTLLSFRELPSTFRCIKKLKTQPDVLLVDGQGVAHPYRCGFASHLGVVLGKPTIGVAKSRLIGEIEPFKNRDYAYLREGNEIIGAAVKTATGKIFYVSVGHMVSLKTAIKIVKYCTRRGGVPEPIRLAHDVATIERDRVAKSNTLNNG from the coding sequence ATGAACCCTGCCAGTTTAAAACATAATTTTTCCATCGAAAAAGCACACAATGCACAGCTTCAACTTTCAAAATTTATTGTTTTAGAGGATAAGCTTCCAGAAAAGATCAGCTTTATAGGCGGTGTTGACACGGCTTATGCCGAGAATTTGGCTATAAGCGCCGTTATAGTCCTCGACTTCGACAATTTAAACGTTGTTGAGGTTGAAACAGCCACCCGTAAAATCGATTTGCCATACATTCCAACGTTGCTCTCATTCAGAGAGTTGCCATCGACATTCAGGTGTATTAAGAAGTTGAAAACACAGCCAGACGTTTTGCTTGTGGACGGACAGGGAGTTGCGCATCCTTACCGTTGTGGTTTCGCAAGCCACTTAGGAGTTGTTTTGGGCAAACCTACGATAGGTGTTGCAAAAAGTAGACTTATAGGCGAGATTGAACCGTTTAAAAACAGAGACTACGCCTACTTAAGGGAAGGAAATGAAATCATAGGCGCAGCTGTAAAAACAGCCACTGGAAAAATTTTTTACGTGAGCGTTGGACACATGGTTTCGCTGAAAACAGCCATAAAAATTGTTAAATATTGCACACGCCGCGGCGGTGTTCCAGAACCAATACGTCTAGCACATGATGTTGCAACCATTGAAAGAGATAGAGTTGCAAAATCTAATACTCTTAATAATGGGTAA